TCCACATATTTCCACCACCACAAGACTCAAATCCGAAAGGTTTTCTATCTCATCGCCTATGATTTTTTCCAGGATTATTTCATCATCATAGGAGAGATTAAAACCCACGTAAATCTTGCCCTTGAATCCCTTTTGAAACAACGTTCTGGAAATTTTATCCGGAGTATTTTGCAAATCGGTAAATACGATGGTGATTCCCGGATTTTTGACCTTCGTCCAATCCGGATTCTTGCCGTGAAAGCTCAAAAATGAAGCATCCTCCCAATTTTTTTGTATCTTCGATAGCATGTATTGAAAACAAGATATGGAGGGAATTATTTCGTCAATTTTCACGTTGTTCCTCTTCAAAAAATCCGCCGCGCTGTAAAGCAGAGGATCCCCCGATACCACCAGGGTGTAATCGCCTTCGATTTTTAAAAGGTCTTCCAAGTTTTGTATGCATTCTACCCTGTTTAACCCTCCTATGCTTTCGGCCACCCTTTTGAAAGCAAAAACCCGCTTGGAGCTTTTTATTACCTCCACTGCCCGGACGCTTGCATACTCCGGATTCCCGGGACCTATTCCCACGAGGACCATTTTCCCCACCCCTGCATTTCTTTAAAGGTATACATGAAAACCTCGATTTTCATATTATCTTCCTTCAAATAAGCCTTAATCCTTCGCACTATGCCCTCCTTCATGTCCTCCAGCACGCGGTCATACCCCGATTCCCGCAAAAAATTTGCGCATTCCTCAGCAGTTTTAAAGCGCTCCACGCTTTCTATTAAATCCCGCGGCGCGCCGTTTTTCGCCAGATAGTAGACGAATGCTTCCACCCGGGAATCCACCACCCTGCTGGAGGTGTTGAATGCCCCGATGGAAATCTTACACATCTTGCCCACGTGTCCCACCAGGGTAACCTTCTTAAAACCGAGTTCCCTGCAGTAAAGCAGCGCCTCGCCCACAAAGTTGGATATTTTCACCGTTTCTTTTGAAAGCTCTGCTTTTCTTATGTATTCCATACCGTAATTACCGAAGGTCAATACCGCTTCGTCGGTATTCTTCCTCATCACCTCAAGTTCGGTGTACATCACCTTTTTGTAAGCTTCTTCGGACATGGGGTAAACTATTCCGGTGGTGCCGAGAATGGATATACCGCCTTCTATGCCCATCCTGGGATTATAAGTTTTTTTTGCAATTTCCCTTCCCTCCGGCGCAAAGATTAAAACGTTAGCTCCTCCCGGATGTGCTTCGAGCACCGAGGCCTCTATCATCCTTCTGGGAACTTTATTTATCGCCGCCTCACCCTTTTTCCCGTAGGGGGAATTTTCTTTAAACCTTCCTATGCCCTCGCCCCCCTCGATCAGCACCCTGCCGTCCCCTCTCAGGGAAACCTTAGCGTAAATAGCTATGCCATCGGTAGCGTCCGCATCATCCCCTGCATCCTTCACCACCCGGCAGATAGCCTCGTCCCCTTCCACGCGGCATTCTGAAATTTTAATCAAAAGCACCTCACCGGAGGGCGTCCTCACCCGCACCTCGCGGCATTCCCCGCCCAGAAGCCTTATCACAGCGGCTTTTGCGGCAGCGGCAGCGCAGCTTCCCGTGGTATAGCCGCATCTCATCTTTTTCCCGTATCTTATTACCTCCACCTTTTCACCTCCGGTCGGTACGAATACATCAACGCGTTGAAAATGGCGGCCGCCACGTTGCTGCCACCCTTACTTCCCCGGGTGGATATGGACGCCACATTCATGGTCCTCAAATACTCCTTTGACTCGCGGGCTCCAACGAAACCCACCGGCACCCCTATCACCAGCGAGGGAAGCACCCTTTCCCTTTCGATTAGGGAACAAAGGTAAAAAAGAGCGGTGGGGGCGTTGCCTATGACGAAAACATCCGCTCCCTCCATGAGAGCCCTTTCTACGGATGCCATGGATCGGGTAATCCTTTTTTTCTCGGCGATAACCCTGGTTTCTTCCTCATCTATGAAGCAAAAGATTTTCCCACCCATTTCATCCAAAAACCTTTTGTTTATTCCCGAATAAGCCATTCGGGTATCCGCAAATACCCTGCAGCCTTTATCAAATGCCCCGCGCGCCGCCTCCACGGGGTTATTTTTGAAAACCAGCAGGTTTTCGTAATCGAAATCCCCTGTGGCGTGTATGGCCCTGAGGATTATTTGAAGTTCTCCATCCCCGTGACTTTTTAAAAGCCCCGATTTTATAATTTCAAAGCTCTTTTTTTCTATCAATTCGGGGTCCTTAATGAACATCGCCCTTTTCTTCCCTTCCTTCGTTTAACCTGTCCTTTAAGATTTCTATTAATAGTGGGTGGTAACCTATGGGTGAAACCATATTTACCTTCACGGCCCCTTTATCCCTTACAAAGGAATTTATTATTTTTGGTACGTCTTTTTTCATATGAATTCCCGAAAAGAGGAAATAGGGAAGCACCGTAACTTTCTTATACCCCTGCTGGTATAATAGTTCCAGGGCTTTTTCCACGCCGGGTTCGTTGAACTCCATAAAAGCAGGAACCACCCTTTTCCCCAAGGCTTTTTCCAGCTCTCTCGCCACCCTTTCCACCGTCATTACCGTAGAGTCTTCCCTGCTTCCGTGACTTATCAGCAAAATCGCTTCCATTTCAACCCCTCCCCATTTTATTCAATATACTTTCGAGGATTTTAAAGCTGCCGAGGAAGCTCACGTGGGGATACATGCCGAAGGTGTTTTTGTACTGATAACCGCACGGGTTTTCCCCTTCATCCCTTACCCTTTTTATCAGGAGGCAGCTTTTTTTGTTGATGTTCGAAACGGACTTGTGAAATTCATGGACGTTAAATTGAAAGCCTTTCGGTCCTATGAGGCAGTCTTCCAAAACCCTTGCCTTACCGTATCCGAAGTTCTGCAGCCTATCTGTCATACGGCTTTCTCCGTCGAATACCCCTGTCATCTCAAACCCGTCAATTTTTCGGGTGAGGTACATAAGCCCTCCGCACTCGGCGAATATATACCCGCCCCCTTCGGCAAATTCCCTTATGGAACGAAGCATGGAGCGGTTTTCCGAAAGCTCCTCCTTAAAGACCTCGGGATATCCCCCGCCTATATAAAGGAAATCGCAATCGGGAAGGCGTTTATCCTTCATCGGGGAAAAAAAAGTAACGTCGAAAAGGTTCGATAAAATATTAATATTTTCCCTGTAATAAAAGGAAAAGGCTTTATCAAATGCCACAGCGGCTTTGCGGTTGGTTTTCAAGGGTAAGCTAAATCCTTCTCCGGGTAGGTCCATTTCTTCAAAAAGCCCAAGCAGCTCTTTTACATCCACGCTTTCTTTTATGCGATAGGCCATCCTATCCAGGATTTCGTTAAATCCCTCTATCTCCGTATTCTGAATGAGCCCGAGATGCCGGGAATTTACCGCAAGCCCTTTATCCTCCTCGATGTAGCCCAGCACCTTTACACCCGCGTATTTCTCGATGGCCTCTTTTAACAGCTTATAGGCGGTAAGGGAAACCCTGTTTAGCACCACCCCTTTTATTACCCCTCTACTGAAGTCCACCATCCCCTTGATCTTCACCGCCGCCGAAAACATTTCCCCCTTCGGGGTGTATACGAGCACCGAATTAAGACCGAATTCCCTCGCTATATGAAAGGTGGAATTTATAAAGGTATTGGAAATACCGTCGAAAAAGCCCATAACCCCTTCAATTACACAAAAGTCGTTATTTTTTTCTAACAGTTTTTTATAATCCTTCCCCTGAAGAAAAGGATCAAGATTCTGCGCGGTTACCCCCGCGGCCCTCCCCAGAAACCCTGTATCGATGTAATCCGGTCCCACCTTGCACGGGAATACCGAAAAATTCATATCTTTTAATACTTTTAATAGCCCCATTGTAAACAAAGTTTTTCCGTTTCCGCTGGAAGGAGCTGAGATTACGATTCCCTTCATAACGCACCTCATCAAAAAAAATTACCCTCCACCTTCGGCGGAGAGTATTAAAAAAACCTACCCAAAGGGTAGGCTTTTTGCAGTTTAAAGTTCGTCTTTTTGCCTTTCCCTTCCCACCGAAGGACCGGCATCTACCCAGAGGCAGGTCTCCTGGCTCACGGGTCATCCTCCTCCACCCTTCCCGGTTTCCCAGTGGGACTGGATTCGTCTCCGTATACAGTAGCGGGGGCTGCAGCGGATTTTCACCGCTTTCCCTTTTAAGCTCAAAGCACCCCTGAGTTCACCGTATTCAGTTTGAATTTACTTTATTTTTATTATAATACAAATCATTAATTTTTCAATAGCGAATGTAATAGAAAAACCTTAAATTTTCAAGAATATCCCGGCAATTTTAAAATAAGAAATAAGCGCCATGGCATCTACAATTGTAGTAATCAGGGGACTTGCCATTATTGCAGGATCGATTTTAACCATTTTAGCAAGAAGTGGGAGCAGTCCGCCTACCACTTTTGCCAGTACAACCACGACAATCAAAGTAGTACTTACCACAAAAGCTATTGCATAATTTACTTTTTCGATAGCGATTAGCCTTAAAAAATTTAAACCTGCAAGAGATATACCCACAATAATACTTACGACAAGTTCCTTCCACATAACTTTTAAAGCATCTCGTGATTTTATTTCGCCCAGAGCCAGACCTCTAATAACCATTGTGGATGATTGAGAGCCAGCATTCCCTCCGGTATCCATAAGCATTGGAATAAATGCGGCAAGTATTACCATAGTTTGCAAAAGTTCTTCATACCGTTGTATAATACGCCCGGTAAAGGTAGCAGAAACCATAAGAGCAAACAACCATAGTAATCGATTTTTGGCCATGGTAAAAGGGCTCTGATTAAAATAAGATTCCTCGCTTGGTCTTATTCCTCCCATCCTCTGAATATCTTCTGTATTTTCTTGTTCTAAAACATCCACAACGTCATCAATTGTGATTATCCCCACCAGTCGGTTTTCCCGATCCACTACAGGCATGCTCAATAAGTCGTATTTCTTAAAAAGTGAAGCCACGTATTCCCGATCATCATCCGTTTTAACCGCAATTATATGTTTGTCCATAAGATCATCTATTTTTTGGTTCGGTTCAGCTACTACAAGGTCTTTTAAAGAGACAGTTCCTAAAAGGTGCCTTTGATTATCTATAACGTAGCATGTATAAATGGTCTCTTTCTTTGGTGCCGTATAGCGTATATGAGAAAGGGCTTCTTCCACCGTCATATCGGCTTTTAAATCTACGAATTCAATCGTCATAATACTTCCAGCTGAATGCTCTGGATACTGCAGAAACTGATTAATCAACCTCCGTTCGCTTTCCGGTGTTCCCTTAAGTATTTTCTTAACCACATTAGCCGGCATTTCTTCCAAAAAATCTATTTTATCATCAAAAAATAAATCTTCAATGAGGCTTTTTAATTCATCTTCTTCAATCATTTTGGAAAAAGCGGCTCTTATTTTGTCAGATAAATACGAAAATACATCCGCTGCTTTATCCTTTGGTAGTAGTCTAAAAGCTATTAAACTTTCTTTTGCTTCCATTTGGTTTAATATTTCAGCCACATCCTGGCTGGGTAGCACGGACATTTCTTCTTTTAATGCCATAAAGTCCTTTTTTCTAAACATCTCCCTAAAATTATCCTTGTTTCTTTCGATGTCCAAAAATAACACCCCCTAAAATTTAGGGGGGACAACATCGGCAGGGAGTGGTTCCGGCGAGTTTCCCCCCTTTTTATTTTGTGTATTTACTAAGAAAACAAAACAATACGATTGAGGTAAGGGATCCACCAGACCACCCCCTTTTTGACTATACATTCTAATTTTAATTATATCTTTTCCGTAAAAAATTTTAAACTTCTTAAAGTCAAAAAATCCATATTTTTAAAACCTGCCCAGCAGACAATAAAAAATTTCATAAACTTGATAAATACCTTATAACACATAAAACCCTAAATGGTATAATACTGATAAAAAGCCAAATTTTTATCATTTTTTGAGGGGGCACACAAATGGGAATATCTGAGAATAGAACTTTAGATTCTGAAAGGATAAAAATACTTGTCGTGGATGACAGCCGTCTTTTAAGGGTAATGATGTCGGATCTTCTTACAGCAAATGGGTATGAGGTCCGGACCGCGTCCAATTCTTTTGAAGCCATCGATATGGCTTTTTATACCTTTTCACCCGACCTGATTTTGATGGATATAGAACTTGGAGACGAAATGGACGGAATTGAAGTAGCAAAAAAGATCCTTCAAAAAAAGGATATTCCCATAATATTTTTGACCGCCAAAACTTCCCCGGAAGTAATAAATAGAATAAAGGAAACAACGGCATATGGTTACTTAGAAAAAAAGGTAAGCAATGAGGCAATTATTTCCGCTATTGAAATGGCATTGAAGCTATACAGTGTCAATAACCTTGCCAGTATGTTTAAACATATTTTTGAAAATTCTCCCAATGAGCTTTTAATCACGGATTTACAGAACAATAAATTTATAACCGCAAATAAAAATGCCCGGGAAAACTTAGGGTATTCCGAAGAAGAAATAAAAAATCTTTCTCCTCGCGATATAGCGCCGGAAATCCTTGAAAGTCCTATCAGAGAATTAATCCAGAAATTATGCGATAAAAAGGAAACCTCGGTAGCTTTTAAAACCTATCATCTTCGAAAGGATAAAACTACTTATCCTGTGCAGGTAGAACTGAACGTGCTGGATTACCTCGGAAAGAAATTATGCGTTGCTAATGTACAAGATCTTACCTATCAAAAAGTCTTCGAAAAAAAGCTTGCGGAAAAGGACTACATAATAAAATTGCTGACCGATTCCGCCTTTGATGCTATTACAGTAATAAACGATGAGGGAAAAGTCGTTTTCTGGAATCCTGCAGCAGAAAGAATCTTTGGGTATTCGGAAAAAGAAATTATAAATGAAGATGTTCATAAATTAATTGTTCCTTGCTACGAAAAAATAGAGAACTCATTCGTTGACTATATGAATTATTTCAGGCAAAAAGGAGACCTAAGCTTTTTGAGAAATCCACTGGAACTAATGGCAAAAAACAAATATGGCGAGACAATATATATAGAACTTACCCTTTCACCTATAAAATTAAATGAAAAATGGCATGCGGTTGGCATTGTTAGAGATATTACCGAAAAGAAAAAATCTCAGATTGAAATCGAGAACATGTGGAGGATGTATTTTGAATTGGCTGAACATGCCCCCGTAGGTATTTTAAGATGCGACAAAGACGGGAATATAATTTACGTCAATAAAAAAGTATTGGAAATTTTGGGGTCACCTTCAGAAGAGGAAACCAGAAAAATAAATTTGCTTACTTTCCCCCACCTTGTGGGATACGGATTCTCGACAAAACTAAAAGAATGCTTAGAAAATAATAAAACTATAATTTTTGAAGTATTTTATAAATCCATATGGGGGAAGGATTTCTGGGCAAGGGTTCATATAAAACCCCATATTGAGAGCAATAAAGTTACAGGGGCCCTGATTATTCTTGATGATATAACCGATAGAAAAATTCTTGAGGAAAAAATTAGAAGACAGGCAATTAGACTTCGCAGATTATCCTATACGGATGATTTGACAGGAGCTTTTAACCGGAGATTTCTTTTAAAGAAACTGGAAGAAGAGATTGAAAGGGTTAAACGTTATGGGGGAAATTTTTCTATTATTTTGCTCGATATTGATAATTTTAAAAAGATCAATGACCGTTGCGGCCACAATACGGGTGACTTAGCCTTAAAATATGTAGTAAAAACTATAAAAGAAAGAATCAGGAAGGCTGATACTTTAGCGCGCTGGGGTGGTGAGGAATTTATCATCTTTCTCCCCAGCACGCCGGTAGAAAAAGCCACTATTTTAGCAGAAACATTGAGGGAGAATATATCCAGAATCACTCTCCCCTGCCCCGAAAAAGTCACCGCAAGCTTTGGGGTTGCAGGTTTTTTGGAGGGCGATACAATCGATAGTTTGATAAAAAGAGCGGATGACCTGATGTACAGGGCAAAAGAAAAAGGGAAAAATTGCGTTGCATGTCAAAAGGATGTGGATCACATAAACAATATGTAAATTATAACTCTTTTGATACTCCCGCTTCCTCAAAGGTTGCCATTTCTTTAATTATTTTTAAAGCGGCATCTACCAGGTTCATTGCCAGTACGGCCCCGGTGCCTTCTCCGAGGCGCATATTCATATGGAGCATGGGTTCAAGCCCTAAAAGTTTCAGCATAACTTTATGCCCGGGTTCCTGCGAAACGTGAGATGGGATCATAAAGTATACCGTTTTAGGCTCGATTTTTGATGCTATCAACGCCCCTGCGGTAGAAATAAACCCATCTATAATAACAGGAACCCTTCTGGAAGCCGCCCCAATAATACAACCCGCAATAGCGCCAATCTCTAAACCGCCCACCTTTGACAATACGTCAACCGGATCACCGGGGTCGGGCTTGTTTACTTTTATAGCTTTTTTCACCGCATTTATTTTCTTTAATAACCTTTCATCATCTACTCCGGTTCCCCTTCCCACCAAATTTTCGATCGGTTCATCGGCATATACCGCCAAAATAGCACTGCTCGGCGTTGTATTTCCTATTCCCATATCGCCCGTTGCAATAAGCTCGGCTCCCTTATCTATCACTTCCCAGGCGGTTTCAATACCCACCTCAATTGCCTTTATGGCTTCTTCCCTGCTCATGGCCGGCCCTTTTGTCATATTGTCGGTGCCCTTTTTTACTTTTTTTACTAATAAAGCAGGATGGTTAATATCCGCAGCTGTCCCTACATCCACGCATACTATTTTCGCCCCTTCGTGACGGGAAAGCACATTTATTGCCGCACCACCGGAGAGGAAATTTAAAATCATCTGCGGTGTTACTTCCTGGGGAAAAGCGCTTACTCCTTCTTCCACTACACCATGATCCCCGGCCATTACTACCACAACCTTGTTATTTATCCGGGGAAATACATCTTTTTTTATACCCGCCACCTTTACCGCCAGTTCTTCCAAGACTCCCAGACTGCCCCTGGGTTTTGTCAGGCTGTCAAGCCTTTCCTGAGCCCTTTTCATTGACACCTCATCCAGCACGCCAATACCTTCCATGGCTTTTTTTAAAATCTCCATAAAAAGTCCCTCCTTTAAATTTTTATAAAATAAAAAGTCCCCAAGCTGCGTGTAAATACACAACTCAGGGACTTTACCATCATCCCGAGGATTCAAGCTCTTCAGGCAGGTCTCCTGGCTTCGGTTCACCTTCCCTTACGCCTTCCCGGTTTCCCAGTGGCAAATTTGTAAAGGAAATCCCCGTTACAGTGGCGGGACCGCCCGGGATTTTCACCCGATTCCCTATTCTCCCCTTTTTTGGGGCACCTGAAAGCTAAAAATATTCACTTAATTATATTATAAAATACTTTACAAAATAATCAATTTCTTATTTATCATAATAATAAAGAATACCTGATTATATCTTACATAAAAATGATTATATATCTCAACTCTTTTTGCATGATATTGTAAATTAAGAAATAATTTTTTTCTTTTCCATTATACAACCCCTGTGTAAAAAAATAAACTTCCCCCTTTGGAGAAGTTTATATCTAAATAAAATGGTGCCGAAGGCGGGAGTCGAACCCGCACGGGTTTTGGGCCCACTGGATTTTGAGTCCAGCGCGTCTGCCAATTCCACCACTTCGGCACATCCTGATGCAATAAATATAATACCACAAGATTTTTTATTATTCAATAGTAAATTATGCAGAGCTTTTTGCTTTGTAGCATTTTTTTAATTTTTATCACTTATTTATTGCAATATTTTCCCTCTATTGAAATAACAAAAAGAATTTTTTGAAGCCAAAATGCAACCTGTTTTTTATTTCCATATTTTTCTAACCAAAAAAAGACAATACTAAACTAAACCACTTTTTTGTGGCTTCTTTGATATTCTTTTTATTGCTTTTTATAGTCATAATTGCTTATTTTATGCGGCATCCGGCTCCTTTTTTCTTTGAACCGGCTTTATCAGGCTACGCATTTCTTCTGCTTGTTTTTCTTTTATCCTTCCTAAGGCCATCGCAAGCATTATACATAGGGCTATACCGCATTTTATTTCCATTTTCTTTTTCCCTCTGATGTAGTGTTTCTCAAATCCAAAAGATTCATCTAATCTGCTGTTTACTCTTTCCACCGCTGTCCTTTTTTTGTAATACCTTCCCCATTTGTAGCTTGAACGGTCTTGCTGGCCCCTTAAGAGAATTGGACTAAAACGCACAAAATGATAAAATTTCTCTAGGTGCTTGCAAAACTATGCTCACAGTAAAAAAATAAAAAAGTCCTTATACCTGGCTGGACTCAAATTTAACAAATTATGGAATATATTTTGTTCTAGTTTAAAAGCTCGATTGAAAAGGCAAAAAACACCCCCTAAGCTTGATTGCAACTTTAAGCAACAAGCCACCGAAGTGACCTTACCTTGTCATGTTTTTTCGCTCTTAATGCGACTAAAGTCACCACATTCTGAGCAATTGCAGCTAAAACAAGCTCACAATAAGCACTTCGAAAATCAATCACAGTAAGACGACCGAGCATTAATGGAAGTTTTAATCTAGAAATTGACTGTTCCACAGCAATACGTTGCGAATAAATTTTTTCCCACAACTTTGAATTTCTCGGAATAGGGGTATTTCTACGGTAGTTGTCCTCGGAATAAGTGTATACCATTCGGCACTTTTGGAATTAGTGCAGGGATCGGGGCAAGTGCAGATGTAACCTCTTTTTCCTCGTTTAGTCAAAGGACATACCCATTTAATCCGATTTCTGGACTTACAAAATCCATCGTATTTGAACTTTAAACCGGGATTTTTAGGACACAAAGGGACACCTTCTGAATCTGAATCAGGTTTGAGTGCTATCGAAGCCAGCATCGGCGGTGAAATATTCATAACGAGAAATATCATGATGAAGGTGGAAACGGCTTAACCCCTTAATTTTGGACAATTTGACTTTAAAAAGTTCATTTTTTATATAAAATCTTTAAATTTGTATTAAACTCTTACTTCTACAGGATCTATCAAATTCAATAGAGTCTTTAGATAAAATTCATTTGGGCTAAGATAATTTATACCGGAATGTATTCTGACTTCATTATAAAATTTAATAAATTCCGACACGGCCTTATAGCCTTCTACGTATGTTTCAAATTCATTACATGCTAAGCATTCATGCTCAAGAATATTATTAAAAGATTCTATATGAGCATTTTTATTGGGTGTTTTGAAAGGTATTCTTTCATGTTCTATTTTCAAGTTGTTGCAGGTTTCTTCAAATAGGCTGCTAATAAACTGAGGTCCATTATCAGAACGTAAAATGAGTGTTTTTTCTTCATTATCGTATATTGCCCTTTTAAATAATGCACTTTTTAATGTAATAGCAATATCTAAAGCACTGCAGGAAAGGCCAATATGGCAATCAACTATAGAACTGTCATATACATCTATTATCGGTGCAATAAAAAAGAATCTATCTTCACCGGCAATATAACCATATTTAACATCTATCTCCCATAATTGGTTGGGAGCAGTAATTACACGATTTCGCGCTATTTTCCTTGGATGTTTTATTTTCTTTTGCCTTTGAGGACGTAATATATCTAATTCTTTACAAAGACGGTATACTTTCTTCTTGTTTATATAAAGGTTGTATTTTTTCCTCAGACAAACTGTTAGTTTTATATAACCGTAAAATTCTCCTTCACTTTCAATTAATTCACATAGCCATTCTTTTATTTGTTCATCGCATATACGTTTTCCTTCTTTATTAAAAGAGTAACCGGGGTAAGGTCTACCACCTTTATTGTTTTTGATTTCTTTTTTATAGGATTTATTGTAGTAATATGTTGAACGGCTAATCCTTAATATTTTTAAAACTAAATTTGCTTTATATCCGGCATTTATCCATGTGGGCGGGTTTTTTTAAAAGATCACGTAGAATAGCTATTTCTAAATCTTTTTCTCCTAATAATTTTTTAAGGCTTTCATTTTCTTTTTCGAGGTTTTTAATATTTGTAGGCTCGTAATTTATTAATTGGTTTTTATTTATCCCAGCAGGCTCATTATTTCGTTTATATTCTCTGACCCATCTTGCAACTATACTGGAAGAAATATTATGCTTTCTTCCAACGATAGAGCAATTACCGGTTTCTAAAGCTTCTTTAATAATTTTTTGTTTAAATTCTGGTTCATATTTTTTACCTGGCATCTATTTAACCCCCTTGAATTTTAGTTTATCATATTTGGTCTAATTGTCCAAAGTTATTAGGGGGCTAAATAGCAGGTATTCCTAAAAGTACATTCTTTTACAAACCTCATGAAGAAAAATGTAGTATAAGCCGAGGAAGCCTTATTCCCGGCTTTTCAAAGACAAAAAATGGCAAAATTATAACTGACGAAGCAATAAAGACAATACTTTTTGACCTCGCCGAAGAATATCCAAGGTATGGATACAAGAAACTTACGGTTCTATTGAGATTTAATTTTGGTATAAAGATTAACAAGAAGAAAGTATACAGGCATGTAAGGAAATGGATCTTCTCTTGCCAATAGAAAAGCATAATAAGCCTACGGAATGTCCAATAGCCTTCAAAAAAGTTGCAGTAAATGCACCTAATACTCATTGGCAAATGGATATCACATATATAACCCTCTTCCCCAAGATTGTTTTCGTTCTTGGTATAATAGATACATACACCTTGGAAATAATGGGTTATAAAGCGGGTTTTTCTATAACAGGCCATGATGTTGTAAAAACAGTTTTAAAATCCATGGTAACAAGGAATATTCAAGGAAATCTCACAATCCGAACAGACAATGGCCCTCAGTTTAAATCCAAGGAATTTCATGATTTTTGCAAACGTCAGGGGATATTACACGAGCGAATA
This genomic window from Thermovenabulum gondwanense contains:
- the cobT gene encoding nicotinate-nucleotide--dimethylbenzimidazole phosphoribosyltransferase translates to MEILKKAMEGIGVLDEVSMKRAQERLDSLTKPRGSLGVLEELAVKVAGIKKDVFPRINNKVVVVMAGDHGVVEEGVSAFPQEVTPQMILNFLSGGAAINVLSRHEGAKIVCVDVGTAADINHPALLVKKVKKGTDNMTKGPAMSREEAIKAIEVGIETAWEVIDKGAELIATGDMGIGNTTPSSAILAVYADEPIENLVGRGTGVDDERLLKKINAVKKAIKVNKPDPGDPVDVLSKVGGLEIGAIAGCIIGAASRRVPVIIDGFISTAGALIASKIEPKTVYFMIPSHVSQEPGHKVMLKLLGLEPMLHMNMRLGEGTGAVLAMNLVDAALKIIKEMATFEEAGVSKEL
- a CDS encoding transposase: MVYTYSEDNYRRNTPIPRNSKLWEKIYSQRIAVEQSISRLKLPLMLGRLTVIDFRSAYCELVLAAIAQNVVTLVALRAKKHDKVRSLRWLVA
- a CDS encoding DDE-type integrase/transposase/recombinase codes for the protein MDLLLPIEKHNKPTECPIAFKKVAVNAPNTHWQMDITYITLFPKIVFVLGIIDTYTLEIMGYKAGFSITGHDVVKTVLKSMVTRNIQGNLTIRTDNGPQFKSKEFHDFCKRQGILHERIPVRSPERNPNIERFFRTLKEELSC